GTGAACGGGCAGAGCGTTTGTGTAAGAGCTTAGGCGGCTCATTCATTAGCGGTAGTTTAACAGATGGCTATGACACGTATGTGTTGGAAGGGGGTGGCAGCGGCACTCCGTGGAGTTTAGCACATGCCGATACAGAACCTGCAGGAGTAGAAGGATGTGACTCTTATCCATGTGTGAAAGAATGTACAGCACAAATGAATAAAATGATGAATAATTTGTTTGGAGGAGATCTTATACCAGTATCTTGTCAGGCAACCTATCAAGAAGATGGGAGTATGACAGAAGGATTTTGTATACCAGATGAAGGGTGTGTTACTACGGAATATACCGAAACAGGAGCCAATATGACGCTATGTATGGATGTAGAGGGGCAAACATTGTGTCCGTATGAATATCAATTTAATAGCCAAGGAGAAGTAGTAGGTTACACTGGATGCAATGATATCTCAATGATTGGAGAAAATGGTAGATGTACTTCGTATTCTGATGTGGGAGAAATGACATACGAATATGATAATGAAGGAAATAAAATCAGTGCTTCAGATAGATATTGTTCAGGAGATCATATAAATAGTAATGGGCACTGTTCTTCATATGACGGTGGGGGAGATACTACATTTGATAACTATGGTAATCCAACGCATTATAGGCAATGTTCTTCTGGTGATTGCACCTCGTTTAATAATGCTGTAGATTATACCTATGAGTATGATATAAATGGGAATAAGATTTCTTCATCTTCGAAGTCTTGCTGGCTTGGAGATGGTGGTGACGGAAATTGTTCAACATATGATTCTGGAGAAGATATTATTTA
This DNA window, taken from Elusimicrobiaceae bacterium, encodes the following:
- a CDS encoding prepilin-type N-terminal cleavage/methylation domain-containing protein, whose product is MKRGFTLIELLVVVLIIGVLTAVALPQYQTAVDKSRYATLMPMAKSVANAQEAFYMNGGHYSDDLAYLDVQLPNDPSGTVANVGDGLKVEISEDSDYGFVKMSKEGLENNYIIYQENSLNYPKEIHCEALTGSERAERLCKSLGGSFISGSLTDGYDTYVLEGGGSGTPWSLAHADTEPAGVEGCDSYPCVKECTAQMNKMMNNLFGGDLIPVSCQATYQEDGSMTEGFCIPDEGCVTTEYTETGANMTLCMDVEGQTLCPYEYQFNSQGEVVGYTGCNDISMIGENGRCTSYSDVGEMTYEYDNEGNKISASDRYCSGDHINSNGHCSSYDGGGDTTFDNYGNPTHYRQCSSGDCTSFNNAVDYTYEYDINGNKISSSSKSCWLGDGGDGNCSTYDSGEDIIYDNNGIPLSIQSCSFYDEDGNCRHVPLSRIENTYDENGNRISYRECHAWGGGCGDDGCSSQCDSWSDWISL